A genomic region of Salinibacter pepae contains the following coding sequences:
- the glyA gene encoding serine hydroxymethyltransferase translates to MSALRNQDPEIHDVIQKEVQRQNDGLELIASENFASRAVMEAMGTALTNKYAEGLPGKRYYGGCEVVDRAEDLARERAKELYDCDWVNVQPHAGAQANSAVYLTLLDPGDTFLGLDLSHGGHLTHGSPVNFSGILYEAEYYGVEEATGRIDMNRVRDRAKQVQPKMISIGASAYPRDFDYEAFREIADEVGAFLWMDMAHTAGLIAGGVLNDPMPHTHVVTTTTHKTLRGPRGGMILLGDDYENPMGKTARKSGRTKMMSELLDSAVFPGTQGGPLMHVIAAKAVGFKEALRPSFAEYTQQVVDNAQAMGAELRERGYDLVSDGTDNHLVLIDLRNKGLTGKEAEQALEAAGITANKNMVPFDDKSPFVTSGLRLGTPAMTTRGFGPDAFVHVAEMIDRVLQDPADEDTQAAVEREVKALCDQHPLYEVAMA, encoded by the coding sequence ATGAGTGCGCTCCGCAACCAAGATCCCGAAATCCACGACGTCATCCAGAAGGAGGTCCAGCGCCAGAACGACGGGCTGGAGCTCATTGCGTCCGAAAACTTCGCCTCCCGGGCCGTCATGGAGGCGATGGGCACGGCCCTTACGAACAAGTACGCGGAGGGCCTGCCGGGCAAGCGCTACTACGGCGGATGCGAGGTGGTCGACCGGGCCGAGGACCTGGCCCGCGAGCGGGCGAAAGAGCTCTACGACTGCGACTGGGTGAACGTGCAGCCGCACGCGGGGGCCCAGGCCAACTCCGCGGTGTATCTGACCCTCCTGGACCCCGGCGACACCTTCCTCGGCCTCGACCTGTCGCACGGCGGCCACCTCACGCACGGGTCGCCCGTCAACTTCTCCGGCATTCTCTACGAGGCCGAGTACTACGGGGTGGAGGAGGCGACCGGCCGCATCGACATGAACAGGGTCCGCGACCGGGCGAAGCAGGTGCAGCCGAAGATGATCTCGATCGGGGCCAGTGCCTACCCGCGCGACTTCGACTACGAGGCCTTCCGCGAGATCGCCGATGAGGTCGGCGCGTTCCTGTGGATGGACATGGCGCACACGGCGGGGCTCATTGCGGGCGGGGTCCTGAACGACCCGATGCCGCACACCCACGTGGTGACCACCACGACGCACAAGACGCTCCGGGGCCCCCGGGGCGGCATGATCCTGCTGGGGGACGACTACGAGAACCCGATGGGCAAGACGGCCCGCAAGAGCGGGCGCACGAAGATGATGAGCGAGCTGCTCGACTCGGCCGTCTTCCCCGGCACGCAGGGCGGCCCGTTGATGCACGTGATCGCCGCAAAGGCCGTCGGCTTCAAGGAGGCCCTCCGGCCCTCGTTCGCCGAGTACACCCAGCAGGTCGTCGACAACGCGCAGGCAATGGGGGCCGAGCTCCGCGAGCGGGGCTACGACCTCGTCTCCGACGGGACGGACAACCACCTCGTCCTCATCGACCTGCGCAACAAGGGGCTCACCGGCAAGGAGGCCGAGCAGGCCCTCGAAGCGGCCGGCATCACGGCCAACAAGAACATGGTGCCGTTCGACGACAAGAGCCCGTTCGTCACGAGCGGGCTGCGCCTGGGAACGCCCGCAATGACCACCCGCGGGTTCGGGCCGGATGCGTTTGTCCACGTGGCGGAGATGATCGACCGGGTCCTTCAGGATCCCGCGGACGAGGACACGCAGGCAGCGGTGGAGCGGGAGGTGAAGGCCCTCTGCGACCAGCACCCGCTGTACGAGGTCGCCATGGCGTAG
- a CDS encoding orotate phosphoribosyltransferase — translation MPSMDRGTFSSSSRAELIEIGRKLYEEALVRREDELITDPRGQPIGWLLDTRVPTLDGELFTEVGSVIAERLRERGARQVVGYGFGAHPLVCSVLAVSEGDEFKGGLIREERKEHGRRRLVEGPIDADQPVVMVDDIINSGRSASEALRLVRSAGFAVDGLLTLFNFTWSNGQDRIEAEGLWVDSLLDLNLQEGTGSGSDSA, via the coding sequence ATGCCGTCGATGGATCGCGGTACATTTAGCTCTTCCTCCCGGGCCGAACTCATCGAGATCGGCCGCAAGCTCTACGAAGAGGCCCTGGTGCGCCGGGAGGATGAGCTGATCACCGATCCGCGGGGCCAGCCGATCGGGTGGCTCCTGGACACACGCGTGCCCACACTCGACGGGGAACTGTTCACGGAAGTCGGGTCGGTGATTGCCGAGCGGCTCCGAGAGCGGGGCGCCCGCCAGGTGGTGGGGTACGGGTTCGGGGCTCATCCCCTCGTCTGCAGCGTGTTGGCCGTGAGTGAGGGCGACGAGTTTAAAGGAGGGCTCATCCGGGAGGAGCGGAAGGAGCACGGGCGGCGCCGGCTCGTGGAGGGGCCCATCGACGCCGACCAGCCCGTCGTGATGGTGGACGACATCATCAACAGCGGCCGCAGTGCCTCCGAGGCCCTTCGCCTCGTGCGCAGTGCCGGGTTTGCGGTTGACGGGCTCCTGACGCTCTTCAACTTCACTTGGAGCAACGGCCAGGACCGCATCGAGGCGGAGGGCCTGTGGGTCGACTCCCTCCTCGACCTCAACCTGCAGGAGGGGACGGGCAGCGGGTCCGACAGCGCGTAG
- the tatC gene encoding twin-arginine translocase subunit TatC, whose product MPEVPSSQTDTPAGVQGDGAPGNGAPPDEQGVMSFLDHLEELRWTLIKAGAGVLVAIAVCSFFSEWIVDQVLIGPTRPDFFMYDVLALEPESLELLNRTITGQFFADIGTIIVVGLIAGSPVVVFYLWRFIEPALYPSEKKGMRFSAVSATFFFLLGAAFGYLILTPLALQFFAQYTLSEQIVNQFDIMTYFSMVTFWTMGTGLLFELPVVVYFLAKVGILTPEAMRAYRKYALIAVLGVAAFLTPPDPISQIIVAVPLLGLYELSIYVAKWVARRRAQALGMTDE is encoded by the coding sequence ATGCCCGAGGTTCCATCCTCACAGACGGACACGCCCGCCGGGGTGCAGGGAGACGGCGCTCCGGGCAACGGGGCGCCCCCGGACGAGCAGGGGGTCATGTCGTTTCTGGACCACCTTGAAGAGCTGCGTTGGACCCTCATCAAAGCCGGGGCCGGCGTGCTCGTCGCCATCGCGGTGTGCTCGTTCTTCAGCGAATGGATTGTCGACCAGGTCCTGATCGGGCCCACGCGGCCGGATTTTTTCATGTACGACGTGCTGGCCCTGGAGCCGGAGAGCCTGGAGCTGCTCAACCGGACGATCACCGGCCAGTTCTTCGCGGACATCGGGACCATCATCGTCGTGGGGCTCATCGCCGGGTCGCCGGTCGTGGTCTTCTACCTCTGGCGGTTCATCGAGCCGGCCCTCTATCCCAGCGAGAAGAAGGGCATGCGCTTCTCGGCGGTCTCGGCCACCTTCTTCTTCCTGCTCGGCGCGGCCTTCGGGTACCTCATCCTGACCCCGCTGGCCCTTCAGTTTTTCGCCCAGTACACCCTCTCCGAGCAGATCGTCAACCAGTTCGACATCATGACCTACTTCAGCATGGTGACGTTCTGGACGATGGGCACGGGGCTGCTCTTTGAGCTGCCGGTGGTCGTGTACTTTCTAGCAAAGGTGGGCATCCTGACCCCGGAGGCGATGCGGGCGTACCGGAAGTATGCGCTCATCGCGGTGCTCGGCGTGGCGGCGTTCCTGACCCCGCCGGACCCGATCTCGCAGATCATCGTCGCCGTGCCCCTGCTGGGCCTGTACGAGCTGTCGATTTACGTGGCCAAATGGGTTGCGCGGCGCCGGGCCCAGGCGCTCGGCATGACGGACGAGTAG
- a CDS encoding S41 family peptidase: MRRSRATVSLLGMALAVSMGMGVLVGFWAPDDDLFELRKGLRIFGAVYEEVVTGYVEPVDPGHLVRVGVDAMLKELDPYTTYVDEAENARIDIITDGQYGGVGLDIGRRNGALTVVAPVAGGDAYQQGVRTGDVITEVANQPAASLSVEDVEALLRGPPGTTVPVTVERAGRPSPLTLTLTRERVELRDVTYQGRVGSERELGYVKLERFTRGAPGAVEAALDALRDTGPLQGIVLDLRDNPGGLLRAAVRITALFVPQGTEVVSTRGRDDGETESYTTDRVPLLPETPVVVLVNGQSASASEIVAGALQDHDRGVVMGTTTYGKGLVQNVRSLPHNTALKLTTAQYYTPSGRTIQRLDANPTDTTAPPSRVHETTGGRTVRDGHGIRPDVRVASPSPSALGQALTRRGVFFRYANHYAATHDTLAADFSVDESDLGAFRAWLDREEVAYPLRAERTLDSLRARIEANGYEGLRDETAALDEALGEAKAAAFERHAPALMRHLQREILARYVSARRRIEALLPADEQVTAATALLQNADRYERILTPETER, translated from the coding sequence ATGCGTCGATCCCGGGCAACCGTGTCGCTACTGGGAATGGCCCTCGCCGTGTCGATGGGCATGGGGGTGCTCGTCGGATTCTGGGCGCCGGATGACGACCTGTTCGAGCTCCGCAAGGGCCTCCGGATCTTCGGGGCGGTCTACGAGGAGGTGGTCACCGGCTACGTGGAGCCGGTGGACCCGGGGCACCTCGTGCGCGTGGGGGTCGACGCCATGCTGAAGGAGCTGGACCCCTACACCACGTACGTCGACGAGGCGGAGAATGCGCGGATCGACATCATCACGGACGGGCAGTACGGGGGCGTGGGGCTCGACATCGGGCGCCGCAACGGCGCCCTGACGGTGGTGGCGCCTGTTGCCGGGGGCGACGCGTACCAGCAAGGGGTGCGCACGGGGGACGTGATCACCGAGGTGGCGAACCAGCCGGCGGCCTCGCTGTCGGTGGAGGACGTGGAGGCCCTGCTCCGCGGGCCGCCCGGCACCACCGTCCCCGTGACGGTGGAGCGGGCGGGACGGCCCTCGCCCTTGACGCTGACCCTGACCCGCGAGCGCGTGGAGCTCCGGGACGTGACGTATCAGGGGCGTGTGGGTTCGGAGCGGGAGCTCGGGTACGTGAAGCTGGAGCGCTTTACCCGTGGCGCACCGGGGGCGGTGGAGGCGGCGCTCGACGCCCTTCGGGACACGGGGCCCCTTCAGGGAATTGTGCTCGACCTGCGGGACAACCCGGGAGGGCTGTTGCGGGCGGCCGTCCGGATCACGGCGCTCTTCGTGCCGCAGGGCACCGAAGTCGTCTCCACGCGGGGGCGTGACGACGGTGAGACCGAGTCGTACACGACCGACCGTGTGCCCCTGCTGCCCGAGACGCCGGTCGTGGTCCTCGTGAACGGACAGAGCGCCTCGGCGAGCGAGATCGTGGCCGGCGCCCTGCAGGACCACGACCGGGGCGTGGTGATGGGCACAACCACTTACGGAAAGGGCCTCGTGCAGAACGTCCGGTCCCTGCCCCACAACACCGCCCTCAAGCTGACGACGGCCCAGTACTACACCCCGAGCGGCCGCACCATTCAGCGCCTCGATGCGAACCCAACGGACACCACGGCCCCTCCATCCCGGGTGCACGAGACGACGGGAGGCCGCACTGTGCGCGACGGACACGGCATTCGGCCGGACGTGCGCGTGGCGTCCCCGTCCCCGAGTGCACTGGGGCAGGCCCTGACGCGTCGGGGCGTCTTCTTCCGCTACGCCAACCACTACGCCGCCACCCACGACACACTCGCCGCTGACTTTTCGGTCGACGAGTCCGACCTGGGGGCCTTCCGGGCGTGGCTCGACCGCGAGGAGGTGGCGTACCCGCTCCGGGCAGAGCGGACCCTCGACTCCCTCCGGGCACGCATCGAGGCGAACGGCTACGAGGGCCTGCGGGACGAGACGGCGGCGCTGGACGAGGCGCTGGGCGAGGCGAAAGCAGCGGCGTTCGAGCGGCACGCCCCGGCCCTGATGCGCCACCTCCAGCGCGAAATCCTGGCCCGGTACGTCAGTGCCCGTCGGCGCATCGAGGCCCTGCTCCCAGCGGACGAGCAGGTAACGGCGGCGACGGCCCTCCTCCAGAATGCGGACCGCTACGAACGGATTTTGACCCCGGAGACGGAACGGTGA
- a CDS encoding class I SAM-dependent methyltransferase, producing the protein MSLYQRFFAHTLAWGDDAQDRLYGDHKRRLFAGLEGTVVEIGPGTGVNLPHLPDGLRWIGLEPNPHMHGYIREQLEGRALDAEIRTAPAQKTGLPDESVDAVVSTLVLCSVPDVMDTLAELRRVLRPGGRLLFIEHVAAERHTPLCWFQRGIRPVWRAVADGCRPDRDTGAQLRRAGFSTVEMERFDIGVPPVSPHIVGTATK; encoded by the coding sequence ATGTCCCTCTACCAACGCTTTTTTGCCCACACCCTTGCCTGGGGCGATGACGCCCAGGACCGCCTCTACGGCGACCACAAGCGTCGGCTCTTCGCGGGCCTGGAGGGCACCGTGGTCGAGATTGGGCCGGGCACGGGCGTCAACCTGCCGCACCTGCCCGACGGCCTCCGGTGGATCGGGCTGGAGCCGAATCCGCACATGCACGGGTACATCCGGGAGCAGCTGGAGGGCCGCGCCCTCGACGCCGAGATCCGCACCGCCCCGGCCCAGAAGACGGGCCTGCCGGACGAGAGCGTAGACGCCGTCGTCAGTACGCTCGTCCTCTGCTCCGTCCCCGACGTGATGGACACGCTGGCCGAACTGCGGCGCGTCCTGCGCCCCGGTGGGCGGCTCCTGTTTATCGAGCACGTCGCGGCGGAGCGGCACACGCCGCTCTGCTGGTTTCAGCGCGGAATTCGGCCCGTGTGGCGGGCCGTGGCCGACGGGTGCCGTCCGGATCGCGACACCGGTGCGCAGCTCCGGCGAGCGGGGTTCTCGACGGTCGAGATGGAGCGGTTCGACATTGGGGTCCCGCCGGTGTCGCCCCACATCGTGGGAACGGCGACGAAATGA
- a CDS encoding NUDIX domain-containing protein: MPTVHLLARAVVREANHVLVVRAEGQPHTFLPGGHREPGEGLEACLRRELHEELGVRAEVGRYLGAVEHQWRRDGERQYEINHCYATTSPALTVDTPPQAEEGYLSFAWAPVDQLDRVSLQPPPLRALLARTDAADAAWWGSTVR, from the coding sequence ATGCCTACGGTCCATCTTCTTGCGCGCGCCGTCGTGCGGGAGGCCAATCACGTGCTCGTCGTTCGGGCCGAGGGGCAGCCCCACACGTTTCTGCCGGGCGGCCATCGGGAGCCCGGGGAGGGCCTGGAGGCCTGCCTGCGCCGCGAGCTCCACGAGGAGCTGGGGGTGCGCGCCGAGGTGGGCCGCTACCTGGGGGCCGTGGAGCACCAGTGGCGCCGCGACGGGGAGCGTCAGTACGAGATCAACCACTGCTACGCGACCACGAGTCCCGCGCTCACGGTCGACACGCCTCCGCAGGCCGAGGAGGGGTACCTGTCGTTCGCCTGGGCGCCCGTCGACCAGCTCGACCGGGTGTCCCTGCAGCCGCCGCCCCTGCGTGCCCTGCTGGCGCGGACGGACGCGGCGGACGCTGCGTGGTGGGGGTCTACGGTTCGTTGA